From Streptomyces sp. Edi4, one genomic window encodes:
- a CDS encoding glycoside hydrolase family 9 protein, with the protein MVSRFKRPRVLVLGVALCLGAAGAVWYALPPHGDQPGPVTIRVDQGGYGSAEQKVAFAMGPDDKLAGARFEVVDDAGRAVLTGGPGARTGAWNEAYDSVRTLDLSGLTSPGTYRLRLTGTADATSPRFTVAPASELMRNLAADNVRFFQAQRDGDHIVPGPLGRKPAHLTDASASVYAEPRYNKDGTELTAPLRRVGGPVDVAGGWFDAGDYLKFTHTASYATDELLLAQRALPATPGLAAEAQHGLAWLDKMWDGRTRTLYAQVGIGAGTKDLHSDHDVWRLPEADDALHVRPGDPDNFVKFRPVFRANEPGAPISPNLAGRVAAAFALAAQTEAAHDPAGARQWLAKAAAVYGQADTHDPGHLVTTFPHAFYSEDSWQDDMEFGAVELALAAKALGDDRAGDWQTQAAKWARAYLASDNLGTLGISDVSALAHADLLRLGPSEAVAADLRRQLADGERRAAKDPFRAGAVYTDFDAVPHTFGLMATAILYAKATGDHHYDAFAGQQRGWALGANAWGTSFMIGTGELFPNCPAHQVANLAGSLTGRGAVLRGAVVNGPNGAKKLSGDNDTLESTRACEAGTDDWKRFDGKGARYVDQVGAWQTVEPADDFTSTALLAFALSGS; encoded by the coding sequence ATGGTTTCGCGCTTCAAACGCCCCCGCGTCCTTGTCCTCGGTGTCGCGCTCTGCCTCGGCGCGGCGGGCGCCGTCTGGTACGCGTTGCCTCCGCACGGGGACCAGCCAGGACCGGTCACGATCCGGGTCGACCAGGGAGGCTACGGCAGCGCCGAGCAGAAGGTCGCCTTCGCGATGGGGCCGGACGACAAGCTGGCCGGGGCGCGCTTCGAAGTGGTCGACGACGCCGGGCGGGCCGTCCTCACCGGCGGCCCCGGGGCCCGTACCGGGGCGTGGAACGAGGCTTACGACTCGGTACGTACCCTCGACCTGTCCGGGCTCACCTCGCCCGGCACCTACCGGCTGCGCCTGACCGGCACCGCCGACGCCACTTCACCCCGCTTCACGGTGGCTCCCGCGAGCGAGCTGATGCGGAACCTGGCCGCTGACAACGTCCGCTTCTTCCAGGCGCAGCGCGACGGCGACCACATCGTCCCCGGCCCCCTCGGACGCAAACCCGCACACCTCACGGACGCTTCGGCGAGTGTTTACGCCGAGCCCCGGTACAACAAGGACGGCACCGAGCTGACCGCGCCGCTGCGGCGGGTCGGTGGTCCCGTCGATGTCGCGGGGGGCTGGTTCGACGCCGGGGACTATCTCAAGTTCACCCACACCGCCTCCTACGCGACGGACGAACTGCTGCTGGCGCAAAGGGCGTTGCCCGCCACCCCCGGGCTCGCGGCCGAAGCACAGCACGGGCTGGCCTGGCTCGACAAGATGTGGGACGGCCGCACTCGGACGCTGTACGCGCAGGTCGGCATAGGCGCCGGCACCAAGGACCTGCACAGCGACCACGACGTGTGGCGGCTGCCGGAAGCCGACGACGCGCTGCACGTGCGTCCCGGTGACCCGGACAACTTCGTCAAGTTCCGTCCGGTCTTCCGTGCCAACGAGCCCGGCGCGCCCATCAGCCCCAATCTCGCGGGGCGGGTCGCCGCGGCCTTCGCGTTGGCCGCGCAGACCGAAGCGGCTCATGATCCCGCCGGGGCCCGACAGTGGCTGGCGAAGGCCGCCGCCGTCTATGGTCAGGCCGACACCCATGACCCCGGCCACCTCGTCACCACGTTCCCGCACGCCTTCTACTCCGAGGACTCCTGGCAGGACGACATGGAGTTCGGGGCAGTCGAACTGGCCCTGGCCGCAAAGGCGTTGGGCGACGACCGCGCCGGAGACTGGCAGACTCAGGCAGCGAAATGGGCGCGTGCCTACCTGGCCTCGGACAACCTCGGCACACTCGGCATCTCCGACGTGAGTGCGCTGGCCCACGCGGACCTGCTGCGGCTGGGACCGTCGGAAGCCGTCGCCGCGGATCTGCGCCGCCAACTCGCCGACGGCGAGCGCCGCGCCGCGAAGGACCCCTTCCGCGCCGGCGCGGTCTACACGGACTTCGACGCCGTACCGCACACCTTCGGCCTGATGGCCACGGCCATCCTCTACGCGAAGGCGACCGGCGACCATCACTACGACGCCTTCGCCGGCCAGCAGCGCGGCTGGGCGCTGGGTGCCAATGCCTGGGGGACCAGCTTCATGATCGGTACGGGGGAACTGTTCCCGAACTGCCCTGCCCACCAGGTGGCGAACCTGGCGGGCAGCCTCACCGGCCGGGGCGCGGTGCTGCGTGGCGCGGTCGTCAACGGGCCCAACGGGGCCAAGAAACTCTCCGGAGACAATGACACCCTGGAGTCGACGCGTGCCTGCGAGGCGGGTACCGACGACTGGAAGCGGTTCGACGGCAAGGGCGCCCGTTACGTCGACCAGGTGGGGGCCTGGCAGACGGTCGAGCCCGCCGACGACTTCACCTCGACGGCCCTGCTCGCCTTCGCCCTCTCCGGGTCATAG
- a CDS encoding anti-sigma factor has protein sequence MTSADLHTLTGAYALNALFADEREEFERHLAACGPCTQEVRELAATAGRLGLAMTTTPPPALKDDVLRRIRAVRQEAPRTGPPLPASVRTGRRRALTRYALAACLAAAVGLGAVAAWQHQQADTAREQARAAQRRAEQLADVLAAPDAKATHVSLGGDARGALVVARSRNQAVFLSSHLPRPPAGKVYQLWFADAGSMRSAGLMDPAHATEAVLLSGHVDEASGMGITIEPAGGSHQPTTTPLALMTIPGT, from the coding sequence GTGACCAGCGCCGATCTGCACACGCTGACCGGTGCCTACGCACTGAACGCGCTCTTTGCCGACGAACGCGAGGAGTTCGAGCGTCACCTGGCCGCATGCGGACCCTGCACCCAGGAGGTGCGCGAACTGGCCGCCACGGCGGGCCGGTTGGGACTCGCCATGACCACCACTCCCCCGCCGGCGCTCAAAGACGACGTCCTGCGCAGGATCAGGGCCGTACGCCAGGAGGCCCCCCGCACCGGGCCTCCGCTCCCCGCCTCGGTGCGCACCGGCCGCAGACGCGCCCTGACGCGGTACGCGCTCGCCGCCTGCCTCGCGGCGGCCGTCGGGCTCGGCGCGGTCGCCGCCTGGCAGCATCAGCAGGCCGACACGGCGCGGGAGCAGGCACGAGCGGCCCAGCGCCGGGCCGAGCAACTGGCCGACGTCCTGGCGGCGCCCGACGCCAAGGCGACGCACGTGAGCCTCGGCGGCGACGCCCGCGGCGCCCTCGTCGTCGCCCGCAGCCGGAACCAGGCCGTGTTCCTGTCGTCCCACCTGCCCCGGCCGCCTGCGGGAAAGGTCTACCAACTCTGGTTCGCCGACGCGGGCTCCATGCGATCGGCGGGCCTCATGGACCCCGCCCACGCCACCGAGGCAGTACTGCTCTCCGGTCACGTGGACGAGGCGTCCGGCATGGGCATCACCATCGAGCCGGCGGGCGGTTCCCACCAACCCACCACCACACCCCTGGCCCTCATGACGATCCCTGGCACCTGA
- a CDS encoding sigma-70 family RNA polymerase sigma factor, producing MKETVHIGGVRQVGPDLAELLARSARGDEQAFSSLYDAVIGPVFGLVRGVLRDPAQSEEVAQEVLVDVWRTAARYEPERGGVMNWVLTLAHRRAVDRVRSAQASAERDNKAALLARTPDFDQVSDEVETRLERESVRRCLRTLTELQRESVTLAYYRGLTYREVGELLSVPLGTIKTRLRDGLIRLRDCLGVTA from the coding sequence GTGAAAGAAACCGTGCACATCGGCGGAGTACGTCAGGTCGGTCCCGATCTGGCCGAGCTCCTGGCCAGGTCCGCGCGTGGTGACGAGCAGGCGTTCTCCTCGCTGTACGACGCGGTCATCGGGCCCGTCTTCGGCCTGGTGCGCGGTGTCCTGCGCGATCCGGCCCAGTCCGAGGAAGTGGCCCAAGAAGTCCTCGTCGACGTGTGGCGTACGGCCGCCCGGTACGAGCCCGAGCGAGGAGGCGTCATGAACTGGGTCCTCACCCTCGCGCACCGCCGGGCCGTGGACCGGGTCCGCTCGGCGCAGGCCTCGGCCGAGCGGGACAACAAAGCCGCGCTGCTCGCCCGGACCCCCGACTTCGACCAGGTGAGTGATGAGGTGGAGACCCGGCTGGAACGCGAGTCGGTACGCCGTTGTCTGCGCACCCTGACGGAGTTGCAGCGCGAGTCGGTCACCCTCGCCTACTACCGGGGCCTGACCTACCGCGAAGTCGGCGAACTGCTGTCCGTGCCGCTCGGCACCATCAAAACTCGCCTGCGAGACGGCCTCATCCGTCTGCGCGACTGCCTGGGGGTGACCGCGTGA
- a CDS encoding molybdopterin-dependent oxidoreductase codes for MNIRSRGTGIRLPLAALSGLLAGLLALAVAELVSAAVRPESGPVIAVGGAAIDRTPPALKDWAIRHFGTDDKLVLQLGILAVLALLALALGVLALRFRRAGAAGVLLFGVLGALAATSRPDSSSAADALPSVVGSLAGAVLLYVLVGRLTAPAHSMAGPGGGAPEPGGAVAGRSPAPGQRDGWDRRGFVVAASAAGAASVGAGLLGRSLNGSRGRGAVASRGRVVIPPPASAARPIPAEAVLHTPGISPFVTPTTDFYRVDTALIIPKVDATHWRMRIHGKGVSRPLTLTFQDLLARPLIERDITLACVSNEVGGPYVGNARWIGVPLAGLLKEAGVRPPSRGGPADQLVARSVDGMTIGTPVEDIMDGRDALLAVGMNGEPLPFVHGFPVRMVVPGLYGYVSACKWLQDLELTTFDAYDSYWVKRSWAKKAPIKTESRIDTPKPFARPKAGTVMIAGVAWAQHRGIDRVEVRVDDGAWTRADLAAADTSDTWRQWSLPWKATPGGHTLTVRATDLTGRTQTEERTPTIPDGASGWHSVVITVD; via the coding sequence ATGAACATTCGCAGCAGAGGGACAGGGATCCGCCTTCCGCTCGCAGCCCTGTCCGGACTGCTGGCCGGTCTCCTCGCTCTGGCCGTCGCCGAGTTGGTCTCCGCGGCGGTCCGCCCGGAGTCGGGTCCGGTGATCGCGGTGGGCGGGGCGGCCATCGACCGCACGCCGCCCGCGTTGAAGGACTGGGCGATCCGCCACTTCGGGACCGACGACAAACTCGTCCTCCAGCTGGGCATTCTCGCGGTTCTCGCCCTGCTGGCCCTGGCGCTGGGTGTGCTGGCGCTGCGCTTTCGCCGTGCTGGGGCCGCCGGTGTGCTGCTGTTCGGCGTCCTGGGCGCGCTGGCCGCGACCAGCCGTCCGGACTCGTCAAGTGCCGCTGACGCACTGCCGTCCGTGGTCGGCTCCCTGGCCGGAGCGGTGCTGCTGTACGTGTTGGTGGGACGCTTGACCGCTCCGGCGCACAGCATGGCCGGACCTGGCGGTGGGGCGCCCGAACCCGGCGGCGCGGTGGCCGGCCGGTCCCCGGCTCCCGGGCAGCGGGATGGCTGGGACCGGCGCGGGTTCGTGGTCGCGGCCAGTGCTGCCGGCGCCGCCTCGGTAGGGGCGGGGCTGCTGGGCAGGTCGCTGAACGGTTCCCGGGGCCGGGGAGCCGTGGCTTCCCGCGGCAGGGTGGTGATTCCGCCCCCTGCTTCGGCGGCTCGGCCGATTCCCGCCGAAGCGGTGCTGCACACCCCGGGCATCAGCCCCTTCGTCACGCCCACCACCGATTTCTACCGTGTCGACACCGCCCTGATCATCCCGAAGGTCGATGCCACGCATTGGCGGATGAGGATCCACGGGAAGGGCGTCAGCCGTCCTCTCACCCTCACGTTCCAGGATCTTTTGGCGCGCCCCTTGATCGAGCGGGATATCACGTTGGCCTGCGTCTCGAACGAGGTCGGCGGCCCGTACGTGGGGAACGCACGGTGGATCGGGGTGCCGCTGGCCGGTCTGCTCAAGGAGGCGGGGGTGCGGCCGCCGTCGCGGGGTGGCCCGGCCGACCAGCTGGTGGCGCGCTCGGTGGACGGCATGACGATCGGCACGCCGGTCGAGGACATCATGGACGGTCGCGACGCGCTGCTCGCGGTGGGTATGAACGGCGAACCTCTCCCGTTCGTGCACGGATTCCCGGTCCGCATGGTGGTTCCGGGTCTGTACGGCTACGTCTCCGCGTGCAAGTGGCTCCAGGACCTGGAGCTGACGACGTTCGACGCGTATGACTCGTACTGGGTCAAGCGGTCCTGGGCGAAGAAGGCGCCGATCAAGACCGAGTCCCGTATCGACACCCCGAAACCGTTCGCCCGCCCGAAAGCCGGGACGGTGATGATCGCAGGCGTGGCCTGGGCGCAGCACCGGGGGATCGACCGGGTCGAGGTACGGGTGGACGACGGCGCCTGGACGCGGGCCGACCTCGCCGCGGCGGACACCTCCGACACCTGGCGCCAGTGGTCCTTGCCCTGGAAGGCCACCCCCGGCGGTCACACCTTGACGGTCCGGGCCACCGACCTCACCGGTCGGACACAGACCGAGGAGCGCACCCCGACCATCCCGGACGGCGCCAGCGGCTGGCACTCGGTGGTGATCACCGTGGACTGA
- a CDS encoding fasciclin domain-containing protein has translation MNNTPRFRRAAIAVTAAAVLPLALSACGGDGSKKDSSASSSEASAPTGAQSSSGSDTSMTDRPFGAACASVPKDGAGSFDGMAKDPVATAASHNPALSTLVAAVKKAGLVDTLNNAQNVTVFAPTNDAFAKIPKADLDKVLNDKATLTKILTYHVVGQKLTPQQLENGSFDTLEKGKVTTSGSGTAYKVNDSANVVCGNVPTANATVYIIDTVLMPK, from the coding sequence ATGAACAACACCCCGCGTTTTCGTCGTGCCGCGATCGCCGTCACGGCTGCCGCCGTCCTGCCTCTGGCCCTGAGCGCGTGCGGAGGTGATGGCAGCAAGAAGGACAGCTCCGCGTCGTCGTCCGAGGCGTCCGCGCCGACGGGAGCCCAGTCGTCGAGTGGCAGCGACACATCGATGACCGACAGGCCGTTCGGCGCCGCGTGTGCGTCGGTGCCGAAGGACGGCGCGGGTTCGTTCGACGGCATGGCCAAGGACCCGGTCGCCACCGCCGCGTCGCACAACCCGGCCCTGTCCACGCTTGTCGCCGCGGTGAAGAAGGCCGGCCTGGTCGACACGCTCAACAACGCGCAGAACGTCACGGTGTTCGCGCCGACCAACGACGCGTTCGCGAAGATCCCCAAGGCCGACCTGGACAAGGTCCTCAACGACAAGGCCACCCTGACCAAGATCCTCACGTACCACGTGGTGGGTCAGAAGCTCACGCCGCAGCAACTGGAGAACGGCTCCTTCGACACACTGGAGAAGGGCAAGGTCACCACGTCCGGCTCCGGCACCGCGTACAAGGTCAATGACTCCGCCAACGTGGTCTGCGGCAACGTGCCGACCGCCAACGCCACCGTCTACATCATCGACACCGTGCTCATGCCGAAGTAG
- a CDS encoding CGNR zinc finger domain-containing protein — protein sequence MSTSPAGTTPSDPLPLPSAPGAKRHPALGLVNTRTMRPSGEFDDLAETAAAGDWLAGVGLLPARTSLDPGSADRLRSLRETVRTLLAAHLDGVLPDAAALAELNAALNAAQFTEELRWDDPAQGPRRESLPSSGTPVDAALTRLARNAVDLLTGREAASIAACGAPGCIRYFLRTHAARQWCSTRCGDRVRAARHYARNRTPGRH from the coding sequence GTGAGTACTTCGCCCGCCGGAACCACCCCCAGCGACCCGCTGCCGCTGCCGTCCGCCCCGGGCGCAAAGCGCCACCCCGCGCTCGGCCTCGTCAATACGCGGACCATGCGACCCAGCGGCGAATTCGACGACCTCGCAGAGACCGCCGCTGCCGGTGACTGGCTGGCCGGCGTCGGCCTGCTCCCGGCCCGTACTTCACTGGACCCGGGCAGCGCCGACCGCCTCCGCTCCCTGCGCGAGACCGTACGCACGCTGCTCGCCGCACACCTCGACGGCGTACTCCCCGACGCGGCAGCGCTCGCCGAGCTCAACGCCGCGCTCAACGCGGCACAGTTCACTGAGGAACTGCGTTGGGACGACCCGGCCCAAGGCCCCCGCCGAGAGTCGCTGCCATCCAGCGGCACTCCGGTCGACGCTGCCCTCACCCGCCTCGCCCGTAACGCCGTCGACCTGCTCACAGGCCGCGAGGCGGCGTCGATCGCCGCCTGCGGGGCACCTGGCTGCATCCGCTACTTCCTGCGCACCCACGCCGCCCGGCAGTGGTGTTCGACGCGCTGCGGCGACCGCGTGCGGGCCGCCCGCCACTACGCCCGAAATCGCACGCCCGGGCGCCACTGA
- a CDS encoding MBL fold metallo-hydrolase: MSASALSILSLGGPTALLNYGGLRLLTDPTFDGPGDYHSETGNILTKLAPAALGADEVGPVDAVLLSHDQHADNLDDSGRHVLAKASLTATTPAAAARLGGTARGLAPWESLELARPTGDPVVVTAVPARHGPEGCESVTGDVTGFILSATGLPTVYVSGDNASLDLVRLIARRVGAVDTALLFAGAVRTRLFDGALLTLDSAQTAEAASVLGVRRAVPVHFNSWMHFTEGAAYLRTAFERAGLEDRLVLLGPGESATI, encoded by the coding sequence ATGTCTGCTTCTGCGCTGTCCATCCTTTCCCTCGGTGGTCCGACCGCTCTCCTCAACTACGGAGGCCTGCGCCTGCTCACCGACCCCACCTTCGACGGCCCCGGCGACTACCACAGCGAGACCGGCAACATCCTCACCAAGCTGGCTCCGGCCGCGCTCGGGGCCGATGAGGTCGGCCCGGTCGACGCCGTGCTGCTCTCCCACGACCAGCACGCGGACAACCTTGACGACTCCGGCCGCCATGTCCTGGCAAAGGCATCGCTCACCGCCACCACTCCGGCCGCCGCCGCCCGCCTCGGTGGCACGGCCCGCGGCCTCGCGCCCTGGGAGTCCCTGGAGCTGGCCCGGCCGACGGGTGACCCGGTGGTCGTCACCGCCGTCCCGGCCCGCCACGGGCCGGAGGGCTGCGAGTCGGTCACCGGCGACGTCACCGGCTTCATTTTGTCCGCCACCGGACTGCCCACCGTTTACGTCAGCGGCGACAACGCCTCGCTGGACCTCGTCCGGCTCATCGCCCGGAGGGTGGGCGCGGTGGACACCGCGCTGCTGTTCGCGGGCGCCGTCCGCACCCGGCTATTCGACGGCGCGCTGCTCACTCTGGACAGCGCGCAGACCGCCGAGGCCGCCTCCGTCCTCGGTGTTCGTCGCGCCGTCCCTGTGCACTTCAACTCCTGGATGCACTTCACGGAGGGCGCCGCCTATCTGCGGACCGCGTTCGAACGCGCGGGCCTGGAGGACCGACTGGTGCTTCTCGGCCCCGGGGAGTCGGCGACAATCTGA
- a CDS encoding helix-turn-helix domain-containing protein: MTTMKAAQKRAQAKVEYNAFLAGCPSRQLLDRISDKWVVLILCALGGDTSPGQPGAAHADAPKAMRYSEICRLLAGVSQKMLTQTLRSLEHDGLLTRTVTPTVPVTVSYELTDLGLSLHHMTRGLRNWAQTHMAEVIANRENHDARTS; this comes from the coding sequence GTGACGACGATGAAGGCGGCCCAGAAGAGGGCTCAGGCCAAGGTGGAGTACAACGCGTTCCTGGCAGGGTGCCCCAGCCGGCAGCTGCTCGACCGAATCTCGGACAAGTGGGTCGTCCTGATCCTGTGTGCGCTGGGCGGCGACACCAGCCCTGGCCAGCCCGGTGCAGCACACGCAGACGCCCCGAAGGCGATGCGTTACTCCGAGATCTGTCGTCTTCTGGCCGGGGTCAGCCAGAAGATGCTGACCCAGACGCTACGGTCGCTGGAGCACGATGGTCTGCTCACCCGTACCGTGACACCAACCGTTCCTGTCACCGTCTCCTACGAGCTGACCGACCTCGGCCTCTCGCTCCACCACATGACGCGCGGGCTCAGAAACTGGGCGCAGACACACATGGCCGAGGTCATCGCAAACCGCGAGAACCACGACGCTCGCACCTCCTGA
- a CDS encoding aldo/keto reductase family oxidoreductase: MSTPSLSLPGDTWTLGDLTVTRFGYGAMQLAGPWVMGPPADREGALAVLREAVDLGITHIDTSDAYGPRVTNELIREALHPYPESLHIVTKVGATRDEQGGWPTARRPEDLRRQVHDNLKSLGLDVLDLVNLRLGNAEGPQPGSLAEAFETLVELQQQGLIRHLGVSNATEEQVTEAQGIAPIVCVQNMYNVAHRHDDKLIDRLAAEGIAYVPFFPLGGFTPLQSSALSAVAARLKATQMSVALAWLLQRSPNILLIPGTSSTAHLRENIAGAGLFLSHEDLTELDDIGR; this comes from the coding sequence ATGAGCACACCCTCCCTCTCTCTTCCCGGCGACACCTGGACTCTGGGTGACCTGACCGTCACCCGGTTCGGCTACGGCGCCATGCAACTGGCCGGCCCGTGGGTCATGGGGCCGCCCGCCGATCGCGAGGGTGCCCTGGCCGTTCTGCGTGAAGCGGTCGACCTCGGTATCACCCACATCGACACCAGCGACGCCTACGGGCCGCGCGTCACCAACGAGTTGATCCGCGAGGCACTGCACCCCTATCCCGAGTCGCTGCACATCGTGACCAAGGTGGGCGCGACCCGCGACGAACAGGGCGGCTGGCCCACGGCCCGGCGACCCGAAGATCTGCGCCGACAGGTCCACGACAACCTCAAGTCCCTGGGGCTCGACGTACTCGACCTGGTCAACCTCCGACTCGGCAACGCCGAAGGTCCCCAGCCCGGCTCGCTCGCCGAGGCGTTCGAGACGCTCGTGGAACTCCAGCAGCAGGGCCTGATCCGCCACCTCGGGGTCAGCAACGCCACCGAGGAGCAGGTCACCGAGGCGCAGGGCATCGCGCCGATCGTGTGCGTGCAGAACATGTACAACGTCGCCCACCGCCACGACGACAAGCTCATCGACCGGCTTGCCGCCGAGGGCATCGCGTACGTGCCCTTCTTCCCCCTCGGGGGCTTTACCCCGCTTCAGTCCTCGGCGCTCTCGGCGGTCGCCGCTCGATTGAAGGCGACACAGATGTCCGTCGCGCTGGCCTGGCTGCTGCAGCGATCACCGAACATCCTGCTCATCCCCGGCACGTCATCGACGGCACACCTGCGCGAGAACATCGCCGGCGCGGGACTCTTCCTCTCTCATGAGGACTTGACCGAGCTGGACGACATCGGTCGCTGA
- the sigJ gene encoding RNA polymerase sigma factor SigJ, with translation MGDGHASGRSEREDTLGAGWESHRPAVFGVAYRLLGSVADAEDVTQDVWLRAAGADLRDVTDLGAWLVTVAARRSYDILKSARYRRESYVGPWLPEPLLTGPDASQPVLVDESVGSAMLLIMQELSPPERVAFVLHDVFGLEFARIAEVLDLSVAGARQHASRARRRLAKAKQSVPQASKAERERVLEAFRAAYEAGDLAGLIRLLHPDAVFVTDGGGKVTAARKPIHGGERVAEVMVRVGRQWHLHRIDFAEVGGELAMVFYREGRVHCVDTVQITDGLITAFHRVVNPDKLARL, from the coding sequence ATGGGTGACGGGCACGCGTCTGGACGGTCTGAGCGGGAGGATACGCTCGGGGCCGGTTGGGAGAGTCACCGGCCTGCGGTGTTCGGTGTGGCCTACCGGCTGCTGGGGAGTGTGGCCGATGCCGAGGACGTGACGCAGGACGTGTGGTTGCGGGCGGCCGGAGCGGATCTGCGGGACGTCACTGACCTGGGGGCCTGGCTGGTGACGGTGGCCGCGCGGCGCTCGTACGACATTCTCAAAAGTGCCCGTTACCGTCGGGAGAGCTATGTCGGGCCGTGGCTGCCGGAGCCGTTGCTGACGGGGCCGGACGCCTCGCAGCCGGTACTCGTCGATGAGTCCGTCGGTTCGGCGATGCTGCTGATCATGCAAGAGCTGAGCCCGCCGGAGCGGGTGGCTTTCGTCCTGCACGATGTCTTCGGTCTCGAGTTCGCCAGGATCGCCGAAGTCCTGGACCTCTCGGTGGCGGGCGCCAGGCAGCACGCCTCGCGGGCGCGACGACGGCTCGCCAAGGCCAAGCAGTCCGTGCCGCAGGCATCGAAGGCGGAGCGCGAACGTGTCCTTGAGGCTTTCCGCGCCGCGTACGAGGCCGGGGACCTGGCCGGCCTGATCAGGCTCCTGCACCCGGACGCCGTCTTCGTCACCGACGGTGGCGGCAAGGTTACCGCGGCGCGCAAGCCCATCCACGGCGGCGAGCGCGTCGCCGAGGTCATGGTGCGGGTGGGGCGCCAGTGGCATCTGCACCGCATCGACTTCGCCGAGGTCGGCGGCGAGCTCGCCATGGTGTTCTACCGCGAGGGCCGGGTCCACTGCGTGGACACGGTCCAGATCACCGACGGTCTGATCACCGCCTTCCACAGGGTCGTCAATCCCGACAAACTCGCGCGGCTCTGA
- a CDS encoding carboxymuconolactone decarboxylase family protein gives MNDPQRVIIGKQHPVSYKALIALSQRVEESAAAAGLDPLLIELLKIRASQINGCAFCLRMHTRDALKKGENPDRIAVLPGWEETGYFSETERAALRLTEAVTRVSDGHVSDEDYNAAAALLTEDQISAVSWLAILMNAFNRVAVTSRYPVNG, from the coding sequence ATGAACGACCCCCAGCGCGTGATCATCGGCAAGCAGCATCCGGTCTCCTACAAGGCCCTCATCGCCCTGTCCCAGAGGGTGGAAGAGTCCGCGGCCGCGGCGGGTCTCGACCCTCTCCTGATCGAGCTGCTGAAGATCCGCGCCTCCCAGATCAACGGCTGCGCGTTCTGCCTGCGCATGCACACCCGCGACGCCCTCAAGAAGGGCGAGAACCCCGACCGGATCGCTGTTCTGCCCGGATGGGAGGAGACCGGCTATTTCTCCGAGACCGAGCGCGCCGCCCTCCGTCTCACCGAGGCGGTCACCCGGGTGTCGGACGGACACGTCAGCGACGAGGACTACAACGCCGCCGCAGCTCTACTCACCGAAGACCAGATCTCCGCCGTCTCCTGGCTGGCCATCCTGATGAACGCGTTCAACCGCGTCGCGGTCACCAGCCGGTACCCCGTCAACGGCTGA
- a CDS encoding flavodoxin family protein, whose protein sequence is MTTPAPAASSAAAVPPVLAIAYHSGFGHTAVLAEAVREGAADHGADAHLVKVDEITQEQWALLDAADAIVFGSPTYMGTASGAFHVFAEATSKRWATQAWQDKLAAGFTNSGAKSGDKLNTLQFFSVLAAQHGMHWINLGLMSGWHSTTASENDLNRLGIYLGAGAQTDTDRGPDGVHKADIATAEHLGRRVAAQAAVYAAGRHVM, encoded by the coding sequence ATGACCACGCCCGCCCCAGCTGCTTCGTCTGCCGCTGCCGTCCCGCCGGTCCTCGCCATCGCCTATCACTCAGGCTTCGGCCACACCGCCGTGCTGGCCGAAGCGGTGCGCGAGGGCGCCGCCGACCACGGAGCGGATGCCCACCTGGTCAAGGTCGACGAGATCACCCAGGAGCAGTGGGCGCTGCTCGACGCCGCCGACGCGATCGTCTTCGGCTCGCCGACCTACATGGGCACCGCGTCCGGCGCCTTCCACGTCTTCGCCGAGGCCACCTCGAAACGCTGGGCAACCCAAGCCTGGCAGGACAAGCTGGCGGCGGGCTTCACCAACTCCGGTGCGAAGAGCGGCGACAAGCTGAACACCCTGCAGTTCTTCTCCGTGCTGGCCGCCCAGCACGGCATGCACTGGATCAACCTCGGCCTGATGTCCGGATGGCACTCCACCACCGCCTCCGAGAACGACCTCAACCGCCTCGGCATCTACCTGGGCGCCGGCGCGCAGACCGACACCGACCGGGGCCCGGACGGCGTCCACAAGGCCGACATAGCCACCGCCGAACACCTCGGCCGGCGAGTCGCCGCTCAGGCCGCGGTGTACGCCGCCGGCCGACACGTGATGTGA